The following are encoded in a window of Fischerella sp. PCC 9605 genomic DNA:
- a CDS encoding Calvin cycle protein CP12, with amino-acid sequence MKTLTEQNVATKLEQAITEAITEARETCQTNGSNSSACAVAWDIVEELQAEKCHRHQAIKTKTYLETYCQENPGADECRIYDV; translated from the coding sequence ATGAAAACTTTGACCGAACAAAATGTGGCTACAAAACTCGAACAAGCCATTACTGAAGCTATCACAGAAGCGCGTGAAACTTGTCAAACCAATGGCAGTAACTCTAGTGCGTGTGCTGTAGCGTGGGATATTGTTGAAGAGTTGCAAGCCGAAAAATGTCACCGCCACCAGGCAATCAAAACCAAAACTTATCTGGAAACCTACTGTCAGGAAAACCCAGGGGCAGATGAGTGTCGAATTTACGATGTATAG
- a CDS encoding cysteine desulfurase-like protein — protein MKVPLDIKWILAQFPALTQEINDQPVIFFDGPGGTQVPGSVIDAIADYLVRSNANAHGYFATSARTDALIDSARVAMADFLGCDAGEVVFGANMTTLTFALSRAIGHELQPGDEIIVTRLDHDANVSPWCALAERGAIIRFVDINTEDCTLDLSDLERQINQRTRLVAIGYASNAVGTINDVAAIVRLAHAVGALVFVDAVHYAPHAPINVRSLDCDFLTCSAYKFFGPHVGILYGKREHLARLSPYKVRPASDEVPSRWETGTQNHEGLAGVVAAINYLAKLGCHVSPSVESELLSSLLEADTGKWEAFRCPPSHSASYRSRRAAIVTAMTAIQQYEKELSKQLISGLLEIPGLSLYGITNPERFAWRTPTVAITIAGHTPHSIAKALGDRGIFTWHGNFYAINLTERLGVEASGGLLRIGLVHYNTVAEIGRLLQALHEIAALPK, from the coding sequence ATGAAGGTGCCTCTTGATATTAAATGGATACTTGCCCAGTTTCCTGCGCTTACGCAAGAAATTAACGATCAACCCGTAATTTTCTTTGATGGGCCAGGAGGCACCCAAGTGCCTGGATCGGTAATAGATGCGATCGCCGATTATCTGGTCAGGTCAAATGCCAATGCCCACGGGTATTTTGCCACAAGTGCGCGCACAGATGCGTTGATTGACTCTGCTCGTGTAGCAATGGCCGATTTTCTGGGGTGTGACGCTGGTGAGGTGGTCTTCGGTGCTAACATGACCACACTCACTTTCGCCTTGAGTCGAGCCATTGGTCACGAACTCCAGCCAGGCGATGAAATTATTGTGACGCGGCTCGATCATGATGCGAATGTTTCCCCCTGGTGTGCGTTAGCCGAACGAGGCGCAATCATCCGCTTTGTCGATATTAATACGGAAGACTGCACACTGGACTTGAGTGACCTAGAACGACAAATTAATCAGCGCACGCGCTTGGTGGCAATTGGGTATGCTTCCAATGCTGTGGGTACGATTAATGACGTAGCTGCGATAGTGCGTCTTGCCCATGCAGTTGGTGCTTTAGTATTTGTCGATGCAGTCCACTATGCACCCCACGCCCCAATTAATGTGCGATCGCTAGACTGCGACTTTCTCACCTGTTCAGCATACAAATTTTTCGGCCCCCATGTCGGTATTCTCTACGGCAAGCGCGAACATTTAGCACGTCTGAGTCCTTACAAAGTGCGACCTGCCTCAGACGAAGTACCATCCCGCTGGGAAACTGGCACTCAAAACCATGAAGGTTTGGCGGGGGTGGTGGCAGCGATTAACTATTTAGCAAAACTCGGTTGCCATGTCTCACCCTCAGTTGAAAGCGAGTTGCTTTCTTCTCTCCTAGAAGCTGACACGGGAAAATGGGAAGCATTCCGGTGTCCTCCCAGTCATTCAGCCTCTTATCGGAGTCGGCGTGCTGCGATAGTAACCGCAATGACAGCCATCCAACAATACGAAAAAGAACTGAGCAAACAGTTGATTTCTGGTCTTTTAGAGATTCCTGGCTTAAGTCTATATGGTATTACTAACCCAGAACGCTTTGCTTGGCGGACACCAACCGTTGCAATCACAATTGCTGGACATACTCCTCACAGCATTGCTAAGGCATTGGGCGATCGCGGTATTTTTACCTGGCATGGCAATTTCTATGCGATCAATCTCACTGAAAGGTTAGGAGTCGAAGCTAGTGGCGGTCTATTGCGGATTGGACTAGTACATTACAACACGGTGGCTGAGATTGGGCGACTGTTGCAAGCTTTGCATGAGATAGCGGCGCTACCAAAGTAA